GACAATTGCGCTCGCAGCGTTTCATGGCTTTGAGAAGCACAAGGTACTGCCTTACATTTTTTCTCAAGTTGCCGGAGCGTTCTGTGCGGCTGCTTTAGTCTACGGCTTGTATAGCAACTTATTTGTCGACTGGGAAGTCGCTAACGGCGTTGCCCGTGATACGCCAGAGGCGCTAGCTACCGCGGGCATCTTTTCCACTTACCCTAATCCGTCACTCTCATTTTTCGGTGCCGCTGCGGTCGAGTTTACGATTACTGCAGTACTGATGTTTGGGATCCTAGCCTTTGGTGACAGCAACAATGGCGGTGAGTCACGAGGTGCAATGGTGCCACTTCTCATTGGCTTATTGGTTGCAACTATAGGTGGCTCGCTCGGTCCACTAACAGGATTTGCTATGAACCCTGCTCGTGATTTTGGGCCAAAACTGTTCGCTTATTTTGCTGGTTGGGATTACGCGTTAAGTGGCGCTAGAGACATCCCTTACTTTATCGTTCCAATCTTTGCCACCATTGCTGGCGGTCTATTTGGCGGGTGGCTGTACCCGAAAGTGATTGGCGCTTACCTTCCTGCTGCAGGTGGCTGCACTAGCCCAGCTCAATGCGATGACGAAGTGGAGGTGAATGACACCGAAGCTCACGTGTAAACACAACAACTCTATCCCCTACAAATAATGAATAAAAAATGAAAACAGAAGGACACTATTATGACTAAGAAATACATCGTCGCTCTCGATCAAGGGACCACCAGCTCTCGTACCGTTGTTCTCGATCATGATGCAAATATTGTCAGTGTCGCGCAGCGAGAATTTACTCAAATCTATCCAGAAGCAGGCTGGGTTGAACATGATCCATTAGAAATTTACGCGACGCAGAGCTCTACATTAATCGAAGCTCTGGGTCAAAAAGGCATTACCTCCGACGAAGTCGCTGCTATCGGTATCACTAATCAGCGTGAAACGACCATCGTTTGGAACAAAGAGACGGGCGCTCCCGTCTACAACGCTATTGTTTGGCAGTGTCGCCGTACCGCAGAAATCTGTGAAGAACTAAAAGCACGCGAAGGTCTTGAAGCTTATATTCGAGAAAACACGGGTCTTGTTCTCGACCCTTACTTCTCAGGCACCAAGGTTAAATGGATTTTAGATAACGTAGAAGGCGCTCGCCAGCAAGCCGAGGAAGGCAAGCTGATGTTTGGTACCGTGGACACTTGGCTAGTTTGGAAGATGACCCAAGGTCGCGTTCATGTCACTGACTACACCAACGCATCAAGAACCATGCTATTTAATATCAATACTTTAGAATGGGACGAACGCATTCTTAAAGAGTTTGATATCCCACTTTCCATGATGCCTAAGGTCAAACCTTCGTCAGAGGTTTACGGTCAAACTAACATTGGTGGTAAAGGTGGCACGCGTATACCTATTGCTGGTATCGCTGGAGATCAACAAGCTGCACTATTTGGTCAAATGTGTGTCGAACCAGGTCAGGCGAAGAACACCTATGGCACGGGCTGTTTCATGCTAATGAATACGGGTAAGGAGAAAATTACCTCTAAGAACTCTTTGTTGACGACCATCGCTTGCGGACCAAAAGGCGAACTTGCTTACGCGTTGGAGGGCTCGGTATTTATGGGCGGCGCTTCTATTCAATGGCTACGCGATGAAATGAAGCTGTTGAATGACGCCAAAGACTCTGAATACTTTGCAAACAAGGTCGAATCCAGCAATGGTGTCTATGTGGTTCCAGCCTTTACTGGTCTTGGTGCACCCTACTGGGATGCTTATGCTCGTGGCACCATCATTGGTATGACTCGAGGCACAGGTGCAAACCACATCATTCGCGCAACGCTTGAGAGTATCGCTTATCAAAGCCGCGATGTGATTGATGCGATGCAAGCCGACTCTGGAATCAAGCTCGCTTCTCTGCGCGTTGATGGTGGCGCAGTCGCGAATAACTTCCTGATGCAGTTCCAAGCGGATCTATTGAACACAGAAGTACAGCGACCTCAAGTTGTTGAGGTTACCGCTCTTGGTGCTGCATATCTTGCAGGCATCGCTGTGGGCTTCTGGAGTGGGTTGGAAGAGGTGTCTGATAAAGCCGAAATCGATAGAACCT
This window of the Vibrio maritimus genome carries:
- a CDS encoding MIP/aquaporin family protein produces the protein MSIKKDPALLGQCIAEFIGTGLLIFWGVGCVAALVLTGAEFGQWEVSIVWGLAVALAVYCTAGVSGAHINPAVTIALAAFHGFEKHKVLPYIFSQVAGAFCAAALVYGLYSNLFVDWEVANGVARDTPEALATAGIFSTYPNPSLSFFGAAAVEFTITAVLMFGILAFGDSNNGGESRGAMVPLLIGLLVATIGGSLGPLTGFAMNPARDFGPKLFAYFAGWDYALSGARDIPYFIVPIFATIAGGLFGGWLYPKVIGAYLPAAGGCTSPAQCDDEVEVNDTEAHV
- the glpK gene encoding glycerol kinase GlpK produces the protein MMTKKYIVALDQGTTSSRTVVLDHDANIVSVAQREFTQIYPEAGWVEHDPLEIYATQSSTLIEALGQKGITSDEVAAIGITNQRETTIVWNKETGAPVYNAIVWQCRRTAEICEELKAREGLEAYIRENTGLVLDPYFSGTKVKWILDNVEGARQQAEEGKLMFGTVDTWLVWKMTQGRVHVTDYTNASRTMLFNINTLEWDERILKEFDIPLSMMPKVKPSSEVYGQTNIGGKGGTRIPIAGIAGDQQAALFGQMCVEPGQAKNTYGTGCFMLMNTGKEKITSKNSLLTTIACGPKGELAYALEGSVFMGGASIQWLRDEMKLLNDAKDSEYFANKVESSNGVYVVPAFTGLGAPYWDAYARGTIIGMTRGTGANHIIRATLESIAYQSRDVIDAMQADSGIKLASLRVDGGAVANNFLMQFQADLLNTEVQRPQVVEVTALGAAYLAGIAVGFWSGLEEVSDKAEIDRTFIPSDDEEKREARYSGWKRAVQGVLSWSEIAHADKR